From Fundulus heteroclitus isolate FHET01 chromosome 14, MU-UCD_Fhet_4.1, whole genome shotgun sequence, the proteins below share one genomic window:
- the gba3 gene encoding cytosolic beta-glucosidase isoform X1, giving the protein MFPRDFAWGAATSAYQIEGGWQADGKGPSIWDTFCHEKRGVHGGQNGDVSCNSYELWEKDLECIQQLGLTHYRLSLSWARLLPDGTTRNVNRRGVQYYNRVIDDLLACNVSPMVTLYHFDLPQAIQDLGGWKSPGVATLFDSYAKFCFQTFGDRVKLWITINEPHVCAKLGHEDGIHAPGLKEKGTAAYLVGHNMLRAHASAWHSYDSAYRATQKGAVSLALNSDWLEPLDPGCREDVESAERDLAFTLGWFAWPVFVTGDYPEIMRSAVETQSKALGYRGDFRLPTFSKDDPPILGTADFFALNNYTSRKVKSGGCGEQTLSMKRDLDAEELLDPSWPICGVSWLAVVPHGLRKLLKYIKDVFNNPAIYITENGFAQVGPLQTEDVERCNFYKSTILEVAKAIEEDGVDVRGYFAWSLMDNFEWADGFSVRFGLFHVDFSDAELRRTIYRSGREYAKIISEYKSRRLT; this is encoded by the exons ATGTTCCCGCGAGACTTCGCCTGGGGAGCGGCAACCTCTGCGTACCAAATAGAAG GTGGATGGCAGGCTGATGGGAAGGGACCGAGCATTTGGGACACATTTTGCCATGAGAAACGAGGAGTTCATGGAGGTCAAAATGGAGATGTGTCCTGTAACAGCTATGAGCTGTGGGAGAAAGACCTGGAGTGTATCCAGCAGCTTGGACTGACGCACTACCGCCTGTCTCTGTCTTGGGCCCGCCTCCTGCCTGATGGGACGACCCGGAACGTCAACCGGAGAG GTGTACAGTACTATAACAGAGTGATTGACGACTTGCTGGCTTGTAACGTATCACCAATGGTCACTCTTTACCACTTTGACCTCCCCCAAGCAATCCAAGACCTAGGAGGCTGGAAGTCCCCTGGTGTAGCAACTCTCTTTGACAGCTACGCCAAGTTTTGCTTCCAGACGTTCGGGGATCGCGTCAAACTCTGGATCACTATAAATGAGCCGCACGTGTGCGCCAAACTAGGCCACGAAGACGGCATCCACGCCCCAGGGTTGAAAGAAAAAGGCACCGCTGCCTACCTGGTGGGACATAACATGCTGCGAGCTCACGCCTCGGCCTGGCACAGCTACGACTCTGCGTACAGAGCGACGCAGAAGGGTGCGGTGTCTCTGGCCCTCAACAGCGACTGGCTCGAGCCTCTAGACCCAGGCTGCCGGGAGGACGTCGAGTCCGCTGAACGTGACCTCGCCTTCACCCTGGGTTGGTTTGCGTGGCCGGTGTTTGTCACGGGAGACTATCCAGAAATCATGAGATCCGCCGTAGAAACTCAGTCCAAGGCGTTGGGATACAGAGGCGACTTCAGACTCCCCACGTTCTCAAAGGATGACCCTCCCATTTTAGGAACGGCTGACTTCTTTGCACTAAACAACTACACATCCCGGAAGGTCAAATCGGGAGGGTGTGGCGAGCAGACGTTGAGTATGAAGAGGGACTTGGATGCAGAAGAGCTTTTAGATCCATCCTGGCCCATTTGCGGAGTGTCATGGCTGGCTGTTGTCCCGCATGGCTTAAGGAAACTTCTTAAATATATAAAG GATGTCTTCAATAACCCAGCGATCTACATCACGGAGAACGGCTTTGCTCAGGTTGGCCCACTGCAAACTGAGGATGTGGAACGATGCAACTTTTACAAAAGCACCATCTTGGAAGTGGCTAAAG CTATAGAAGAGGACGGCGTCGACGTCCGTGGCTATTTTGCTTGGTCACTGATGGACAACTTTGAATGGGCTGATGGATTCAGCGTTCGTTTTGGCCTCTTCCACGTGGACTTCTCCGACGCCGAGCTGCGCCGAACCATCTATCGGTCTGGGAGGGAATACGCAAAGATCATCTCAGAGTACAAGTCTCGTCGACTCACATGA
- the gba3 gene encoding cytosolic beta-glucosidase isoform X3, with translation MFPRDFAWGAATSAYQIEGGWQADGKGPSIWDTFCHEKRGVHGGQNGDVSCNSYELWEKDLECIQQLGLTHYRLSLSWARLLPDGTTRNVNRRAIEEDGVDVRGYFAWSLMDNFEWADGFSVRFGLFHVDFSDAELRRTIYRSGREYAKIISEYKSRRLT, from the exons ATGTTCCCGCGAGACTTCGCCTGGGGAGCGGCAACCTCTGCGTACCAAATAGAAG GTGGATGGCAGGCTGATGGGAAGGGACCGAGCATTTGGGACACATTTTGCCATGAGAAACGAGGAGTTCATGGAGGTCAAAATGGAGATGTGTCCTGTAACAGCTATGAGCTGTGGGAGAAAGACCTGGAGTGTATCCAGCAGCTTGGACTGACGCACTACCGCCTGTCTCTGTCTTGGGCCCGCCTCCTGCCTGATGGGACGACCCGGAACGTCAACCGGAGAG CTATAGAAGAGGACGGCGTCGACGTCCGTGGCTATTTTGCTTGGTCACTGATGGACAACTTTGAATGGGCTGATGGATTCAGCGTTCGTTTTGGCCTCTTCCACGTGGACTTCTCCGACGCCGAGCTGCGCCGAACCATCTATCGGTCTGGGAGGGAATACGCAAAGATCATCTCAGAGTACAAGTCTCGTCGACTCACATGA
- the gba3 gene encoding cytosolic beta-glucosidase isoform X2, producing the protein MPTLHPDRDQILLGSDWTRGWQADGKGPSIWDTFCHEKRGVHGGQNGDVSCNSYELWEKDLECIQQLGLTHYRLSLSWARLLPDGTTRNVNRRGVQYYNRVIDDLLACNVSPMVTLYHFDLPQAIQDLGGWKSPGVATLFDSYAKFCFQTFGDRVKLWITINEPHVCAKLGHEDGIHAPGLKEKGTAAYLVGHNMLRAHASAWHSYDSAYRATQKGAVSLALNSDWLEPLDPGCREDVESAERDLAFTLGWFAWPVFVTGDYPEIMRSAVETQSKALGYRGDFRLPTFSKDDPPILGTADFFALNNYTSRKVKSGGCGEQTLSMKRDLDAEELLDPSWPICGVSWLAVVPHGLRKLLKYIKDVFNNPAIYITENGFAQVGPLQTEDVERCNFYKSTILEVAKAIEEDGVDVRGYFAWSLMDNFEWADGFSVRFGLFHVDFSDAELRRTIYRSGREYAKIISEYKSRRLT; encoded by the exons ATGCCTACGCTACATCCAGATCGGGATCAGATCCTGCTTGGATCCGACTGGACTC GTGGATGGCAGGCTGATGGGAAGGGACCGAGCATTTGGGACACATTTTGCCATGAGAAACGAGGAGTTCATGGAGGTCAAAATGGAGATGTGTCCTGTAACAGCTATGAGCTGTGGGAGAAAGACCTGGAGTGTATCCAGCAGCTTGGACTGACGCACTACCGCCTGTCTCTGTCTTGGGCCCGCCTCCTGCCTGATGGGACGACCCGGAACGTCAACCGGAGAG GTGTACAGTACTATAACAGAGTGATTGACGACTTGCTGGCTTGTAACGTATCACCAATGGTCACTCTTTACCACTTTGACCTCCCCCAAGCAATCCAAGACCTAGGAGGCTGGAAGTCCCCTGGTGTAGCAACTCTCTTTGACAGCTACGCCAAGTTTTGCTTCCAGACGTTCGGGGATCGCGTCAAACTCTGGATCACTATAAATGAGCCGCACGTGTGCGCCAAACTAGGCCACGAAGACGGCATCCACGCCCCAGGGTTGAAAGAAAAAGGCACCGCTGCCTACCTGGTGGGACATAACATGCTGCGAGCTCACGCCTCGGCCTGGCACAGCTACGACTCTGCGTACAGAGCGACGCAGAAGGGTGCGGTGTCTCTGGCCCTCAACAGCGACTGGCTCGAGCCTCTAGACCCAGGCTGCCGGGAGGACGTCGAGTCCGCTGAACGTGACCTCGCCTTCACCCTGGGTTGGTTTGCGTGGCCGGTGTTTGTCACGGGAGACTATCCAGAAATCATGAGATCCGCCGTAGAAACTCAGTCCAAGGCGTTGGGATACAGAGGCGACTTCAGACTCCCCACGTTCTCAAAGGATGACCCTCCCATTTTAGGAACGGCTGACTTCTTTGCACTAAACAACTACACATCCCGGAAGGTCAAATCGGGAGGGTGTGGCGAGCAGACGTTGAGTATGAAGAGGGACTTGGATGCAGAAGAGCTTTTAGATCCATCCTGGCCCATTTGCGGAGTGTCATGGCTGGCTGTTGTCCCGCATGGCTTAAGGAAACTTCTTAAATATATAAAG GATGTCTTCAATAACCCAGCGATCTACATCACGGAGAACGGCTTTGCTCAGGTTGGCCCACTGCAAACTGAGGATGTGGAACGATGCAACTTTTACAAAAGCACCATCTTGGAAGTGGCTAAAG CTATAGAAGAGGACGGCGTCGACGTCCGTGGCTATTTTGCTTGGTCACTGATGGACAACTTTGAATGGGCTGATGGATTCAGCGTTCGTTTTGGCCTCTTCCACGTGGACTTCTCCGACGCCGAGCTGCGCCGAACCATCTATCGGTCTGGGAGGGAATACGCAAAGATCATCTCAGAGTACAAGTCTCGTCGACTCACATGA